A stretch of the Psychroserpens sp. Hel_I_66 genome encodes the following:
- the prmC gene encoding peptide chain release factor N(5)-glutamine methyltransferase translates to MILKEILNIYHKELDDLFGNEEVNSFFNLLIEHYLNIKRIHLVMHPNYTITKEEEQPLFEALSKLKLQQPIQYVIGETEFYGLPFKVNQHTLIPRPETEELVDLVISNFKNQNSSALKILDIGTGTGCIAISLAKYLVNAKVCALDVSEDALKVAKQNAELNAVDVNFILDDILNPDCHAELVSASQDYDVIVSNPPYVRNLEKTEIQPNVLNNEPHLALFVEDDNPLQFYKAICEFAQHSLKDKGTLYFEINEYLGGEMIQLLKSFNFKDIELKKDMFGKNRIIKGVK, encoded by the coding sequence TTGATCTTAAAAGAAATTTTAAATATCTATCATAAAGAACTCGATGATCTCTTCGGAAATGAGGAAGTCAACTCCTTTTTCAACCTGCTCATTGAACATTATTTAAATATAAAACGTATCCATTTAGTGATGCATCCAAATTATACAATAACGAAAGAGGAGGAGCAACCCTTATTTGAAGCCTTATCAAAACTGAAATTACAGCAACCTATTCAATATGTAATTGGTGAAACCGAATTTTACGGACTCCCATTTAAAGTCAACCAACACACCTTAATACCTCGTCCAGAAACAGAGGAGTTGGTTGATTTGGTCATTTCAAATTTCAAAAACCAAAATTCTAGTGCACTCAAGATTTTGGACATAGGAACAGGAACCGGTTGTATTGCCATTTCATTAGCAAAATACCTAGTAAACGCAAAAGTTTGCGCGTTGGATGTTTCTGAAGATGCTTTAAAAGTTGCAAAACAAAATGCGGAATTAAATGCGGTTGACGTTAATTTTATTCTTGATGATATTTTAAATCCCGATTGTCATGCTGAACTTGTTTCGGCATCTCAAGATTATGACGTAATTGTTTCAAATCCACCATACGTCCGCAATCTAGAAAAAACCGAAATACAACCCAACGTTCTCAATAACGAACCACATTTGGCATTGTTTGTAGAAGACGATAACCCGTTACAATTTTACAAGGCGATTTGCGAATTCGCGCAACATAGCTTAAAAGATAAAGGGACCTTATATTTTGAAATCAATGAATATTTGGGAGGGGAAATGATTCAGCTTTTAAAATCATTTAATTTTAAGGACATAGAATTGAAAAAAGATATGTTTGGTAAGAATCGCATAATCAAAGGCGTAAAGTGA
- a CDS encoding GNAT family N-acetyltransferase, which yields MSHEAIRIREIRAEDNPQVEAVIKNCFKDFGLPTVGTAYEDAETPFMNEAYSEDRAVYFVVENGLEILGGAGIKQLKDYRGNVCELQKMYFSSKLRGQGFGKKLMEKCLEAAKDFGYEQVYLETIPTLEAAIHIYEEFGFKHRTEPLGNTGHYSCGIWMTKDLKQE from the coding sequence GTGAGTCACGAAGCGATTAGAATTAGAGAAATTAGGGCAGAGGATAATCCGCAAGTAGAAGCAGTCATTAAAAACTGTTTTAAGGATTTTGGGTTACCAACGGTTGGCACAGCTTATGAAGATGCCGAAACTCCTTTTATGAACGAAGCCTATAGCGAAGATCGTGCTGTTTATTTTGTGGTAGAAAATGGTCTCGAAATTCTTGGAGGAGCAGGTATCAAGCAACTTAAAGATTATAGAGGTAACGTTTGTGAGCTTCAAAAAATGTATTTTTCATCAAAATTACGCGGACAAGGATTTGGAAAAAAATTAATGGAAAAATGTCTAGAGGCTGCAAAGGACTTTGGCTATGAGCAAGTTTATTTAGAAACCATCCCTACCTTAGAAGCAGCGATTCATATTTATGAAGAGTTTGGATTTAAACATCGTACCGAACCTTTGGGAAACACAGGTCATTACTCATGTGGTATATGGATGACAAAAGATTTGAAACAAGAATAA
- a CDS encoding LEA type 2 family protein encodes MRNFILLLTLNVVLLSCSVNEKPIFKGIEDVEVVESNSQMVTLKAMALFENPNDVGGNLQSEDIAIYVNDIKLAKLSSESFDVPARKEFIIPLKVDISTDSILKIRGTEAIGTILNSLLNKEIKVQYKGDIIYKTLGFSYTYAIDETEMVKIDY; translated from the coding sequence ATGAGAAATTTCATTTTATTATTAACACTAAACGTTGTTTTGTTGAGTTGCTCAGTGAATGAAAAGCCAATATTTAAAGGCATTGAGGATGTAGAAGTTGTAGAATCAAACTCGCAAATGGTGACCTTAAAAGCGATGGCACTTTTTGAAAACCCTAACGATGTTGGTGGCAATTTACAGAGTGAAGACATTGCTATTTATGTCAATGACATTAAGTTGGCAAAATTATCTTCGGAAAGTTTTGATGTTCCCGCAAGAAAGGAATTTATAATACCCCTAAAAGTAGATATTAGTACAGATAGTATTTTAAAAATTAGAGGTACGGAAGCAATCGGTACGATTTTAAACAGTTTGCTCAACAAAGAAATAAAGGTGCAATACAAAGGTGATATCATTTATAAAACGCTCGGATTTTCCTACACGTATGCTATTGATGAAACTGAAATGGTAAAAATAGACTATTGA
- the ribD gene encoding bifunctional diaminohydroxyphosphoribosylaminopyrimidine deaminase/5-amino-6-(5-phosphoribosylamino)uracil reductase RibD translates to MNSHETYITRCIEIAKNGLGTTAPNPMVGAVIVLNNKIIGEGYTSAYGGNHAEVNAINSVENKELLKKATLYVTLEPCSHFGKTPPCSDLIIKHQISTIVIGCQDDNEQVAGKGIAKLKAAGCEVTLGILETECKQHHKRFFTFHNKKRPYIILKWAQTKDGFIAPLIKDEKKPVWITNEFSRQLVHKWRAEEQAILVGTNTVLEDNPSLTVRDWTGKNPTRLVIDRELKLPKSHSVFNEDAETILVLDNNVDFKKPLALQIAGLLHSKTINSVIIEGGAKTLQTFIDENVWDEARVFKGSKTFNDGVKAPKFKGKLISEENIIDDTLHIYANN, encoded by the coding sequence TTGAATTCTCACGAAACCTACATAACACGCTGTATTGAAATCGCCAAAAACGGATTGGGAACCACTGCTCCAAACCCAATGGTTGGTGCTGTAATTGTACTTAACAATAAAATTATTGGCGAAGGTTACACGAGTGCATATGGTGGTAACCATGCAGAAGTTAACGCGATAAATTCCGTAGAAAATAAAGAATTGCTCAAAAAAGCAACCCTTTATGTGACTTTAGAACCGTGTTCTCACTTTGGGAAAACGCCACCTTGCAGTGATTTGATCATCAAACATCAAATATCCACTATTGTAATTGGCTGCCAAGATGATAATGAACAAGTCGCAGGAAAAGGAATCGCAAAACTTAAAGCTGCTGGATGCGAGGTGACTCTAGGCATTTTAGAAACCGAATGTAAACAACATCACAAACGTTTTTTCACGTTTCATAATAAAAAGCGTCCTTATATTATATTAAAATGGGCACAAACTAAAGATGGTTTTATCGCTCCTTTAATTAAAGATGAAAAGAAACCTGTTTGGATCACGAATGAATTCTCAAGACAATTGGTTCATAAATGGCGAGCTGAGGAGCAAGCGATTTTGGTAGGTACTAATACGGTTTTGGAAGATAACCCAAGTTTAACGGTTAGGGATTGGACTGGGAAAAATCCAACTCGACTTGTTATTGATCGTGAGTTGAAATTACCGAAAAGCCATTCAGTTTTTAATGAGGATGCAGAAACGATTTTAGTATTAGATAATAACGTTGATTTCAAAAAACCTCTTGCTTTGCAAATTGCTGGTCTTTTACATTCAAAAACCATAAATTCTGTGATAATTGAAGGAGGAGCAAAAACGCTTCAAACATTTATAGATGAAAACGTTTGGGATGAAGCTCGCGTATTTAAAGGCTCTAAAACATTTAACGACGGTGTCAAAGCGCCAAAATTTAAAGGAAAGCTTATTTCCGAAGAAAACATAATAGACGATACACTACATATATATGCCAACAATTAA
- a CDS encoding HAD family hydrolase translates to MPTIKTIIFDFGDVFINLDKQGAMQNAHELFEVDELPEELVAINTLYEQGLISTEEFLDFYTENFPKLSKSEIIDAWNVILKDFPKERLDFIKQLSEEKQYKLILLSNTNDLHIKWIIENVPFFNEFKSYFNAFHLSHEINLRKPNADIYEFVLKENHLKPEECLFIDDTKANTDAASKLGIHVWNIDETKQDIIHLFTVNNHLF, encoded by the coding sequence ATGCCAACAATTAAAACCATAATTTTCGATTTTGGAGATGTGTTTATCAACTTGGATAAACAAGGCGCTATGCAAAATGCGCATGAACTTTTTGAAGTTGATGAATTGCCAGAAGAACTCGTTGCGATCAATACGTTGTATGAGCAAGGTTTGATTTCTACGGAAGAATTTCTGGATTTTTATACTGAAAACTTCCCGAAGCTTTCAAAATCTGAAATAATTGATGCATGGAACGTCATACTCAAAGATTTCCCAAAAGAGCGCCTGGATTTTATTAAGCAACTTTCCGAAGAAAAACAATACAAACTCATTTTATTGAGCAACACCAATGATTTGCACATCAAATGGATTATAGAGAATGTTCCGTTTTTTAATGAATTTAAATCTTATTTTAATGCATTTCACTTATCGCATGAGATTAACCTGAGAAAACCCAATGCTGATATTTATGAATTTGTACTTAAAGAAAATCATCTAAAGCCAGAGGAATGCTTATTTATTGACGACACAAAAGCCAATACAGATGCTGCTTCAAAACTTGGAATCCACGTTTGGAATATTGACGAAACCAAACAAGATATTATACATTTATTTACTGTTAACAATCATTTATTTTGA
- a CDS encoding EamA family transporter: MIYLLLSILASTCIFIIFKLFSKYGIDTLQAIVINYFTACLFGLWAYDSPIIVSEIIDSKWIYGAIGLGFLFIAIFNVMALTAQRNGLSVASVASKMSVIIPVIFGIYVYNESVGFQKIIGILIALIAVYLASVKPKTSKNLAKDLWLPITLFLGSGVIDTSIKYIESTYLSQNGIPIFSATIFAFAFLIGVTILIIKASKESLKFPLKTLFGGAILGIVNYFSIYYLLKALNHDTLESSTLFTINNVAIVMISTLLGLMFFKEKISITNWIGIILAIISIVIVTLA; the protein is encoded by the coding sequence TTGATATACCTACTCCTTAGCATCCTTGCTTCTACTTGTATTTTCATCATTTTTAAACTTTTTAGTAAATATGGTATAGATACGTTACAGGCTATAGTCATTAATTATTTCACTGCCTGCTTATTTGGTTTATGGGCTTATGACTCGCCAATAATTGTGAGTGAAATCATAGATTCTAAATGGATTTATGGAGCCATAGGCTTAGGTTTTTTATTTATAGCGATTTTTAATGTGATGGCGTTGACAGCTCAGCGCAATGGTTTGTCGGTAGCATCGGTTGCGTCAAAAATGAGCGTGATAATACCAGTGATTTTTGGGATTTATGTTTATAATGAAAGTGTTGGTTTTCAAAAAATTATTGGTATTTTGATTGCACTTATCGCTGTATATTTAGCTTCTGTAAAACCGAAGACTTCTAAAAATCTCGCTAAAGATTTATGGCTACCAATCACCTTATTTTTGGGTTCTGGCGTAATTGATACATCTATTAAATATATAGAAAGCACTTATTTGTCCCAAAATGGGATTCCAATATTTTCAGCAACGATCTTTGCTTTTGCTTTTTTGATAGGCGTCACAATTTTAATTATAAAAGCTTCAAAGGAGTCTTTAAAATTTCCGCTTAAAACCTTATTTGGTGGTGCTATTTTAGGGATTGTAAATTATTTTTCGATATATTATTTGCTCAAGGCACTTAATCATGACACTTTAGAAAGCTCCACATTATTCACTATAAATAATGTAGCTATAGTCATGATTTCTACACTTTTAGGGCTTATGTTTTTTAAAGAGAAGATTTCAATAACCAATTGGATCGGAATCATTTTAGCAATAATCTCTATCGTTATTGTTACTTTAGCATAA
- a CDS encoding IMPACT family protein, with amino-acid sequence MEITDSYKTITKPSPEVLFKDRNSKFFGYAFPVSSEDDVKQHLEDLKKQHHQARHWCYAYQFGKLEQDYIFRANDDGEPNNSAGMPIYGQIQSFEVTNVLIIVVRYFGGTKLGVGGLINAYRTGAQMALEASKIVKRTVNIEYAISFEYKNMNKVMRIIKEKNINVINQTLELSCEIIISVRLKEAHAIFETFDALYEINIKNLND; translated from the coding sequence ATGGAAATCACAGACAGTTACAAAACAATCACCAAACCCTCTCCCGAAGTACTTTTCAAAGATAGAAACAGTAAGTTTTTTGGATATGCATTTCCTGTTTCTTCGGAAGATGACGTCAAACAACATCTTGAAGATCTCAAAAAACAACACCATCAAGCAAGACATTGGTGTTACGCTTATCAATTTGGAAAACTTGAACAAGATTATATTTTTAGGGCAAACGATGATGGTGAACCCAACAATAGTGCTGGAATGCCAATTTACGGACAGATACAATCCTTTGAAGTCACCAATGTTCTCATCATAGTTGTAAGGTATTTTGGAGGCACTAAACTAGGAGTTGGCGGATTGATAAACGCATATCGTACAGGAGCACAAATGGCTTTAGAGGCTTCAAAAATTGTTAAAAGAACAGTAAATATTGAATATGCTATTTCTTTTGAGTATAAAAACATGAATAAAGTTATGAGAATTATCAAAGAAAAAAATATTAACGTCATCAATCAAACTTTAGAATTGAGCTGTGAAATTATAATCTCGGTAAGATTAAAAGAAGCACATGCAATATTTGAAACTTTTGATGCACTTTACGAAATTAACATCAAGAATTTAAACGATTAA
- a CDS encoding acyl-CoA thioesterase — protein sequence MENLSKSDEIQFRVRYGETDQMGIVYHGNYAQYFEMGRTEWLRKMGFSYKNMEDEGVMLPVISLSINYKKSARYDDLIKVKTILVKKPGVKIEFDYEISNQDGEILTTGNSVLVFMDINKNRPTRCPDYILDKLLI from the coding sequence ATGGAGAATCTTTCTAAATCAGATGAAATACAATTTAGAGTTCGCTACGGTGAAACCGATCAAATGGGAATTGTCTACCATGGCAACTATGCTCAATATTTTGAAATGGGAAGAACTGAGTGGTTGCGTAAGATGGGGTTTTCATATAAAAACATGGAAGATGAAGGTGTTATGTTACCCGTTATTTCGTTGTCTATAAATTACAAAAAATCAGCACGTTATGACGACCTTATTAAAGTAAAAACTATACTGGTAAAAAAACCTGGTGTAAAAATCGAATTTGATTATGAAATTTCAAATCAAGATGGTGAGATTTTAACGACAGGAAATTCTGTTTTGGTATTTATGGATATTAATAAGAATAGGCCTACAAGATGTCCAGATTATATTTTAGATAAACTGCTAATTTAA
- the dnaA gene encoding chromosomal replication initiator protein DnaA: protein MDVTAQSVWEKCLSFIKDNIQPQAYKTWFEPIVAVKLTDNALSIQVPSKFFYEWLEEHYVKILKVALTKQIGETAKLVYVIKMENTYGNKQPFTEKIPSSNRGALKSQDVDVPLNNKSPELKNPFVIPGIRNVKIESQLNPNYSFENFLEGDSNRLARNAGLAVANKPGGTSFNPLLIFGGVGLGKTHLAHAIGVDIKDKYPEKTVLYISAEKFTQQYIDSVKKNNRNDFIHFYQIIDVLIIDDVQFLSGKSGTQDVFFHIFNHLHQNGKQVVLTSDKAPVDMQDIEQRLLSRFKWGLSAELQSPDFETRVSILKNKLYRDGVEMPDDIIEYVAKHIKTNVRELEGAIISLIAQSSFNKKEITISLAKEIVEKFVKNTKREVSIDYIQKVVSDYFQMDVSTLQSKTRKRHIVQARQLAMFFAKKYTKASLASIGSQIGKRDHATVLHACKTVDNLSSTDKQFRKYVEDLSKKLSL, encoded by the coding sequence ATGGATGTAACTGCGCAATCGGTTTGGGAGAAATGTCTTTCATTTATTAAAGACAATATACAGCCACAAGCCTACAAAACTTGGTTTGAACCTATCGTAGCAGTTAAACTTACAGACAATGCTTTAAGTATTCAAGTTCCAAGTAAATTTTTTTATGAGTGGTTAGAAGAACATTATGTAAAGATATTAAAAGTTGCACTTACCAAACAAATAGGCGAAACTGCTAAATTGGTTTATGTTATCAAAATGGAAAACACATATGGTAACAAGCAACCTTTTACAGAAAAAATCCCTAGCTCTAATCGTGGTGCCTTAAAATCGCAAGACGTAGATGTCCCGTTAAACAATAAAAGTCCTGAGTTAAAAAACCCTTTTGTAATTCCTGGAATTAGAAATGTGAAGATTGAGTCTCAACTCAATCCCAACTACAGTTTCGAGAATTTTCTAGAAGGCGACTCTAACCGTTTAGCCAGAAATGCTGGTTTAGCAGTGGCCAATAAACCTGGAGGCACTTCATTTAATCCATTATTGATTTTTGGTGGTGTTGGTTTAGGAAAAACACATTTAGCTCATGCTATTGGTGTTGATATTAAAGATAAATATCCTGAAAAAACGGTTTTATATATTTCTGCGGAAAAATTTACACAACAGTATATTGACTCCGTCAAAAAGAACAATAGAAACGATTTTATTCATTTCTATCAAATTATAGATGTATTGATTATTGATGATGTTCAGTTTTTATCTGGAAAATCAGGAACTCAGGATGTCTTCTTCCACATATTCAATCATTTACATCAAAACGGAAAGCAAGTTGTCTTAACAAGTGACAAAGCTCCTGTTGATATGCAGGATATTGAACAACGTCTATTATCTCGTTTTAAATGGGGACTTTCCGCAGAATTGCAAAGTCCAGATTTTGAGACCAGAGTTTCAATTCTTAAAAACAAATTGTATCGTGATGGTGTTGAAATGCCAGATGATATTATTGAATATGTTGCAAAACATATCAAGACTAATGTTCGTGAACTTGAAGGTGCTATCATCTCTTTAATTGCACAATCGTCTTTCAATAAAAAGGAAATTACCATAAGTCTTGCAAAAGAAATTGTAGAGAAATTTGTTAAAAACACAAAGCGCGAAGTTTCTATTGATTACATACAAAAAGTGGTTTCAGATTATTTTCAAATGGATGTGAGCACTTTACAATCTAAGACTAGAAAACGCCACATCGTACAAGCTAGACAATTAGCTATGTTTTTCGCAAAAAAATACACTAAAGCTTCTTTAGCAAGTATTGGTTCTCAAATAGGAAAACGTGACCACGCTACCGTACTGCACGCTTGCAAAACTGTTGATAATTTGTCTTCTACAGATAAGCAGTTTAGAAAGTACGTTGAAGATCTTTCAAAAAAATTATCGCTTTAA